A window from Drosophila yakuba strain Tai18E2 chromosome 3L, Prin_Dyak_Tai18E2_2.1, whole genome shotgun sequence encodes these proteins:
- the LOC122319593 gene encoding uncharacterized protein LOC122319593, producing the protein MFARKTILLIVLPEDFIRQSFWSIDCGGKVRPGWPHPPLSGHLLQASSANSATFLTSEELLDAQRRLIRHVQQKSFAREYAQLENRRQLNAKSHLIRFSPFLDDFGVMRVGGRIEQSTLNYNAKHPILIPKDTPLAGLLVRHFHVSYLHTVDATFTNLRQQYWILGARNLVRKAVFQCKSCFLQRKGTSNQIMGELPIPRVQANRCFQHTGLDYAGPIAIKESKGRTPRIGKAWFSIFVCLTTKALHIEVVSELTTQAFIAAFQRFIARRAKPTDLYSDNGTTFHGGKRTLDDMRRLAIQQAKDEELAGFFANEGISWHFIPPSAPHFGGMWEAGVRSIKLHMKRILGSKALTFEELSTVLTQIEAILNSRPLCPTGDNSLDPLTPVHFLTGSPYTALPEPCRLDMQVNRLERWNQLQAMVQGFWKRWHMEYLTSLHERTKWHLETENLKIDTLVVLKEPNLPPSKWILGRITAVHAGIDNKVRVVTVKTAHGLYKRPIAKIAVLPLC; encoded by the exons ATGTTCGCACGGAAGACAATCCTGCTGATTGTGCTTCCCGAGGACTTCATCCGTCAAAGCTTCTGGAGCATCGACTGTGGTGGAAAGGTCCGTCCTGGCTGGCCACACCCACCTCTTAGTGGCCACCTTCTACAAGCAAGTTCAGC GAATTCGGCAACATTCCTTACGTCTGAAGAGTTGCTGGACGCACAGCGCCGACTTATTCgacatgtgcaacaaaaatcctTTGCCAGAGAATATGCGCAGCTAGAGAATCGACGCCAGCTTAACGCTAAATCGCATCTTATCcggttttctccgtttctggaTGATTTTGGAGTAATGCGAGTCGGTGGGAGAATCGAGCAATCTACACTCAACTACAACGCCAAGCACCCGATTCTGATACCTAAAGATACACCACTAGCTGGACTGCTGGTTCGACATTTTCATGTCTCCTATCTGCACACAGTTGATGCAACGTTCACCAATCTTCGTCAGCAGTACTGGATTCTGGGAGCCCGCAATCTCGTCAGAAAGGCAGTCTTCCAATGCAAATCCTGTTTTCTTCAACGAAAGGGCACAAGCAACCAGATCATGGGAGAGCTACCAATTCCTCGAGTTCAAGCTAACCGCTGCTTTCAACACACAGGACTGGACTACGCTGGACCGATCGCAATCAAGGAATCAAAAGGAAGAACTCCACGCATCGGAAAGgcatggttttctattttcgtgtGCCTCACTACAAAGGCACTTCACATCGAGGTTGTTAGTGAGCTAACTACACAGGCTTTCATCGCAGCCTTTCAACGATTCATTGCCCGCCGAGCGAAGCCTACTGACCTGTATTCGGACAACGGAACTACATTTCATGGAGGCAAGCGAACTTTGGATGACATGAGACGTCTGGCCATTCAACAAGCCAAAGATGAGGAACTAGCAGGATTCTTTGCCAATGAAGGGATTTCTTGGCACTTTATACCCCCGTCTGCTCCCCATTTTGGAGGGATGTGGGAAGCTGGAGTTCGCTCAATTAAACTCCATATGAAACGGATACTTGGATCAAAGGCTTTAACGTTTGAGGAGCTCTCTACTGTCCTGACCCAAATTGAAGCTATCCTGAATTCACGCCCGCTGTGCCCAACTGGGGATAATTCTTTGGATCCACTGACGCCTGTTCATTTTTTGACTGGATCTCCGTATACTGCATTGCCTGAACCCTGTCGTCTGGATATGCAAGTCAATCGATTGGAGAGGTGGAACCAGCTGCAAGCCATGGTTCAAGGCttttggaaaaggtggcaTATGGAATACCTGACATCTCTTCATGAGCGGACAAAGTGGCATCTGGAAACCGAGAATCTGAAGATCGACACACTGGTAGTACTCAAGGAGCCCAATCTACCGCCCTCTAAATGGATTCTTGGCCGCATCACCGCTGTGCACGCAGGAATCGACAACAAGGTCCGAGTCGTTACAGTAAAGACTGCTCACGGATTATACAAACGGCCAATTGCCAAAATCGCTGTACTGCCTCTCTGCTGA